In a genomic window of Chrysemys picta bellii isolate R12L10 chromosome 23, ASM1138683v2, whole genome shotgun sequence:
- the GJA9 gene encoding LOW QUALITY PROTEIN: gap junction alpha-9 protein (The sequence of the model RefSeq protein was modified relative to this genomic sequence to represent the inferred CDS: deleted 1 base in 1 codon): MGDWNFLGGILEEVHIHSTIIGKVWLTILFIFRMLVLGVAAEDVWNDEQSEFICNTEQPGCRNVCYDQAFPISLIRYWVLQVIFVSSPSLVYMGHALYRLRALEKERQKKKAQVRMELEGVELEMTEDRKRLERELRQLEQRKLNKAPLRGSLLCTYVIHIFTRSAVEVAFMIGQYLLYGFQLNPLYKCQREPCPNIVDCFISRPTEKTVFLLFMQSIAIVSLFLNILEIVHLGVKKIKKGLCGPDKNRDDFDDFYVSKSKKNSNPHPCMGTSATPQKTLPSAPSSYTLLIEKQTYTAGHDVLNSSSAFQSVKNNHTENSNNHIHDERESKLPDEMQTSNTLDRHPRNTSSNNNEGLSKVFGTEINGSQQQDEKKHCLSGMRSNLVAASGLCLGSLAELPPGSSLQPDMTSPISINCARKLRGVSSPWNCSTVVESEGSPTDSPSMSSNRGQDNFSGSRAQGLSKTDLRKIGRPDTPDSLSELSSESKQSRNCESPQAFSPSRRMSLASNASSRRAPTDLQI; this comes from the exons ATGGGAGACTGGAATTTTCTTGGAGGCATCTTGGAGGAGGTCCACATTCATTCCACTATTATTGGAAAGGTCTGGTTAACTATCCTATTCATATTTCGAATGCTTGTCCTAGGTGTGGCAGCTGAAGATGTCTGGAATGATGAGCAGTCAGAATTCATATGCAATACAGAGCAACCTGGCTGCAGAAATGTTTGCTACGACCAGGCCTTTCCTATCTCTCTCATAAGATATTGGGTCTTGCAAGTTATATTTGTATCTTCACCTTCCTTGGTCTATATGGGCCATGCTTTATACAGACTAAGAGCCTTAGAAAAAGAGAGACAAAAGAAGAAGGCACAAGTAAGAATGGAACTTGAAGGAGTTGAACTAGAAATGACTGAAGATCGGAAAAGACTGGAGCGAGAACTCCGGCAACTGGAGCAAAGAAAGCTCAACAAAGCACCCCTGAGAGGCTCCTTGCTCTGCACTTATGTGATACATATTTTTACTAGATCTGCAGTTGAAGTTGCGTTTATGATTGGCCAATATCTTCTTTATGGTTTTCAGCTCAATCCTCTTTATAAATGTCAGAGAGAGCCATGTCCAAACATAGTTGACTGTTTTATATCAAGACCAACAGAAAAGACAGTGTTCCTATTATTTATGCAATCAATAGCAATTGTATCATTGTTTTTAAACATCTTAGAAATTGTCCATCTAGGggtcaaaaaaattaaaaagggactTTGTGGGCCTGATAAAAACAGGGATGACTTTGATGATTTCTATGTAAGTAAATCCAAGAAAAACTCTAAT CCCCACCCTTGTATGGGAACATCCGCAACTCCACAAAAAACTCTCCCTTCTGCCCCTAGTAGTTATACCCTGTTAATAGAAAAACAAACTTACACAGCAGGCCATGATGTTCTAAATTCATCTTCTGCATTCCAATCTGTTAAAAACAACCATACTGAAAATAGCAACAATCACATTCATGATGAAAGGGAAAGTAAATTGCCAGATGAGATGCAAACTTCTAATACTTTGGACCGTCATCCTCGAAATACCAGCTCAAATAATAATGAAGGCTTAAGCAAGGTATTTGGGACAGAAATTAATGGTAGTCAGCAACAAGATGAAAAGAAACATTGCCTCAGTGGCATGCGTTCTAATCTAGTTGCTGCTTCAGGTCTGTGCTTGGGAAGCCTGGCTGAACTGCCACCTGGAAGTTCATTGCAACCGGATATGACTTCCCCTATTTCAATTAACTGTGCTCGAAAGCTTCGTGGCGTCAGTTCCCCATGGAACTGTTCTACAGTAGTTGAGAGTGAAGGGTCTCCAACAGATTCTCCTTCCATGAGCAGCAACCGAGGACAAGacaacttcagtggaagcagagccCAAGGCCTTTCCAAGACTGACCTAAGAAAAATTGGCAGACCAGACACTCCTGATTCTCTAAGTGAGCTGAGCTCAGAATCCAAACAGAGCAGAAATTGTGAAAGTCCTCAGGCTTTTTCTCCCTCTCGGCGAATGTCATTGGCAAGTAATGCCAGCAGCAGGCGTGCTCCCACCGATCTTCAGATCTAA
- the RHBDL2 gene encoding rhomboid-related protein 2 yields the protein MEMERMNTDTSGEAEEKENIERNSRVCTSCDKIHESISKWMLPENARGTYLERANCIPPPLFIISISLAELAVFIYYAVWKPQKQWITLDTGVWNSPFIYRPDKREETWRFISYMLVHAGIQHILGNLFLQLILGIPLEMVHKGHRVSLVYLAGVIGGSLASSVCDPLQALVGASGGVYALIGGYFMNVLVNFREMIPLFGVFRLLLIGIIVGTDMGFALYRRFIAPVNGPQVSFVAHIAGGLAGMSVGYVIFSCFDKNFIKDPRFWISIVAYLVFLVFAVFFNIFLSPAN from the exons ATGGAGATGGAGAGGATGAACACGGATACGTCTGGTGAGGCGGAAGAGAAGGAAAACATTGAAAGAAACTCTAGAGTTTGTACTAGCTGTGACAAGATTCATGAGTCCATTTCCAAATGGATGCTTCCTGAAAATGCCAGAGGAACCTACTTGGAAAGAGCAAACTGTATCCCTCCTCCTCTCTTCATCATTTCCATTAGTTTAGCTGAG CTGGCTGTATTCATTTATTATGCTGTTTGGAAGCCCCAGAAACAGTGGATCACGCTGGATACAGGTGTCTGGAACAGTCCCTTTATTTACAGGCCTGACAAGAGGGAAGAAACTTGGAGATTCATTTCATATATGCTAGTGCATGCTGG CATTCAACACATTTTAGGAAATCTCTTTCTGCAACTTATTTTGGGGATCCCCTTAGAAATGGTTCATAAAGGGCATCGGGTTAGTCTGGTGTATCTCGCAGGAGTGATTGGAG GTTCCTTGGCTAGCTCAGTCTGTGATCCCCTCCAGGCTCTCGTAGGGGCTTCAGGAGGAGTCTATGCTCTCATTGGAGGATACTTTATGAATGTTTTAGTG AACTTCAGAGAAATGATTCCTTTGTTTGGAGTCTTCAGATTGCTCCTCATCGGGATTATAG TTGGAACAGATATGGGATTTGCTCTGTATAGAAGATTTATCGCTCCTGTGAATGGGCCTCAA GTGTCCTTTGTGGCTCACATTGCTGGTGGCCTAGCTGGGATGTCAGTAGGTTATGTCATTTTCAGCTGCTTTGATAAGAACTTTATAAAAGATCCAAGATTTTGGATCTCCATTGTTGCTTATTTAGTCTTTCTGGTGTTTGCTGTATTTTTCAATATCTTTCTTTCACCAGCAAACTAA